In one Curtobacterium citreum genomic region, the following are encoded:
- a CDS encoding NAD-dependent epimerase/dehydratase family protein: MHVFVTGASGWIGSHTVDELLATGHTVTGLARSDASAAALESRGAAVLRGDLDDLDALRRGAEGADGVLHLANKHDWGNPAATNASERAAVETLGSALAGSDRPLVVASGVAGLASG, encoded by the coding sequence ATGCACGTGTTCGTCACCGGGGCCTCCGGCTGGATCGGCTCCCACACCGTCGACGAGCTCCTCGCCACCGGGCACACCGTCACCGGGCTCGCCCGGTCCGATGCGTCCGCCGCCGCACTCGAGTCCCGCGGTGCCGCCGTCCTGCGCGGCGACCTGGACGACCTCGACGCCCTGCGCCGGGGGGCCGAGGGCGCCGATGGCGTCCTGCACCTCGCGAACAAGCACGACTGGGGCAACCCGGCGGCCACGAACGCGAGCGAGCGTGCCGCGGTCGAGACGCTCGGGAGCGCCCTGGCCGGTTCCGACCGTCCGCTCGTGGTCGCCTCGGGAGTGGCCGGCCTGGCCTCGGGCTGA
- a CDS encoding TetR family transcriptional regulator has protein sequence MARWQPGTRERLQSTALRLFAEQGFDETTVAQIAAAADVTERTFFRHFADKPEVLFAGQTDFTAMFTTPVEQAPDGTPAFDLVRRALDSAADFFPEHRRSWSRSRQAVIDAVPALEERELGKLANLKVRLGDTLRAHGIDEPLATIAAETAVTVFHLAFTQWIAEPEERDFRTLVEERLAALTALVHPGH, from the coding sequence ATGGCTCGTTGGCAACCCGGCACCCGCGAACGCCTGCAGTCGACCGCCCTCCGGCTCTTCGCGGAGCAGGGCTTCGACGAGACGACCGTCGCGCAGATCGCCGCGGCCGCCGACGTCACCGAGCGCACCTTCTTCCGGCACTTCGCGGACAAGCCCGAGGTCCTGTTCGCCGGCCAGACCGACTTCACGGCGATGTTCACCACCCCGGTCGAGCAGGCCCCGGACGGCACACCCGCGTTCGACCTGGTCCGGCGGGCGCTCGACTCGGCCGCCGACTTCTTCCCCGAGCACCGCCGCTCGTGGTCCCGGTCACGCCAGGCCGTGATCGACGCCGTCCCCGCCCTCGAGGAGCGCGAACTCGGCAAGCTCGCGAACCTGAAGGTCCGTCTGGGCGACACCCTGCGGGCGCACGGGATCGACGAGCCCCTCGCCACGATCGCCGCCGAGACGGCGGTCACCGTGTTCCACCTGGCGTTCACGCAGTGGATCGCCGAACCCGAGGAACGCGACTTCCGCACCCTGGTCGAGGAACGGCTCGCAGCGCTGACCGCGCTCGTGCACCCCGGTCACTGA
- a CDS encoding Rossmann-fold NAD(P)-binding domain-containing protein has product MRGGSENRAFDFTADGVRSVSARFSPTTHGVGYHGFIAAIVAAAVRTGVSGYLGEGTNRWAAVHVDDAARLVRLGLEDAPAGTRLHAVAETGVPTRDIAQAIGDALGLPVTSIDPADAEEHFGFIGRFFALEMSATADATRERFGWTPTGPTLLEDIAAGAYAHVAR; this is encoded by the coding sequence ATGCGCGGCGGCAGCGAGAACCGCGCGTTCGACTTCACGGCGGATGGTGTCCGGTCCGTCAGTGCGCGCTTCAGCCCGACCACGCACGGCGTCGGCTATCACGGGTTCATCGCCGCGATCGTCGCCGCAGCCGTCCGGACCGGGGTGTCCGGCTACCTGGGGGAGGGCACGAACCGGTGGGCCGCCGTGCACGTGGACGACGCCGCGCGGCTCGTGCGCCTCGGGCTCGAGGACGCCCCGGCGGGCACGCGGTTGCACGCTGTCGCCGAGACGGGTGTCCCGACCCGGGACATCGCGCAGGCGATCGGCGACGCCCTCGGGTTGCCGGTGACGAGCATCGACCCCGCGGACGCCGAGGAGCACTTCGGGTTCATCGGGCGGTTCTTCGCGCTCGAGATGTCCGCGACGGCCGATGCCACGCGGGAGCGCTTCGGCTGGACCCCGACCGGGCCGACCCTGCTCGAGGACATCGCCGCCGGGGCGTACGCGCACGTCGCGCGCTGA
- a CDS encoding VOC family protein, whose product MSADDPAMPVLTATVLQSPEPVALARFYGALTGWTVHEDGPTWLRVRPADGGPGLSVQYDDAYVPPVWPPESGRQGMQLHLDFQVEDLPAATARALELGATEHAFQPQDDVRVLLDPDGHPFCLFLPGA is encoded by the coding sequence ATGAGCGCCGACGACCCCGCGATGCCCGTCCTGACCGCGACCGTGCTGCAGTCCCCGGAGCCGGTCGCCCTCGCCCGCTTCTACGGCGCGCTGACCGGGTGGACCGTGCACGAGGACGGACCGACGTGGCTCCGGGTCCGCCCGGCCGACGGCGGTCCCGGTCTGTCGGTGCAGTACGACGACGCCTACGTCCCGCCGGTGTGGCCGCCCGAGTCCGGACGCCAGGGCATGCAGCTGCACCTCGACTTCCAGGTGGAGGACCTGCCCGCGGCGACCGCCCGCGCCCTCGAGCTCGGGGCGACCGAGCACGCGTTCCAGCCCCAGGACGACGTCCGGGTGCTCCTCGACCCGGACGGCCACCCGTTCTGCCTGTTCCTGCCGGGCGCCTGA
- a CDS encoding LacI family DNA-binding transcriptional regulator: MRATVRDVAAMAGVSPKTVSNVINGGVAVRPATRERVERALAELDYVPNLSARGLRNGRSGAIALTLPELGNAYSAELAQWFVELARERGWTVQLDQTGNDPDRERELVSRARAHLVDGLVLNPVSLSASVLAETEGLPPTVVIGEVEPEHVDQVHVDSRLAALEVTTHLLDRGHRRIAVVGAARPTDATATSELRDQGHADALGSAGLVVDPALRVPLPAWTTSAAATAFAAWLDTNPLPDAVFAYTDSIAFGVLHVLAARGVRVPEQVSVVGFDDVDAAAYAIPALTTVSFDRRAFATAALDLLTRRIADPSAAPETVVVPHRIVERASVRAR; the protein is encoded by the coding sequence ATGCGCGCGACCGTGCGGGACGTGGCGGCGATGGCCGGGGTGTCGCCGAAGACCGTCTCCAACGTCATCAACGGCGGCGTCGCGGTGCGCCCGGCGACCCGGGAGCGCGTCGAGCGTGCCCTCGCCGAGCTCGACTACGTCCCGAACCTGTCCGCCCGGGGGCTGCGCAACGGACGGTCCGGGGCGATCGCGCTGACGCTGCCCGAGCTCGGGAACGCCTACTCCGCCGAGCTCGCCCAGTGGTTCGTCGAGCTGGCGCGCGAGCGCGGCTGGACGGTGCAGCTCGACCAGACCGGCAACGACCCGGACCGCGAGCGCGAACTGGTCTCGCGGGCCCGCGCGCACCTGGTGGACGGGCTCGTGCTCAACCCGGTGTCGCTCAGCGCGAGCGTGCTCGCCGAGACCGAGGGGCTGCCGCCGACCGTGGTGATCGGCGAGGTCGAGCCGGAGCACGTCGACCAGGTGCACGTCGACAGTCGTCTCGCCGCGCTCGAGGTCACGACCCACCTGCTCGACCGCGGGCACCGTCGGATCGCCGTCGTCGGGGCAGCGCGCCCGACGGACGCCACCGCCACGAGCGAGCTCCGTGACCAGGGCCACGCGGACGCGCTCGGCAGCGCCGGCCTCGTGGTCGACCCCGCGCTGCGCGTGCCGCTGCCGGCGTGGACGACGAGTGCGGCGGCGACGGCGTTCGCCGCGTGGCTGGACACGAACCCGCTGCCGGACGCGGTGTTCGCCTACACGGACTCCATCGCCTTCGGCGTGCTGCACGTGCTCGCGGCGCGGGGCGTCCGGGTCCCGGAGCAGGTGAGCGTCGTCGGGTTCGACGACGTCGACGCGGCGGCCTACGCGATCCCCGCGCTGACCACCGTGTCGTTCGACCGTCGGGCCTTCGCGACCGCTGCGCTCGATCTCCTCACCCGGCGGATCGCGGACCCTTCGGCAGCACCGGAGACGGTCGTGGTGCCGCACCGGATCGTCGAGCGCGCGAGCGTCCGGGCGCGCTGA
- a CDS encoding dihydrofolate reductase family protein has product MRKVTSGLFTSVDGVVQDPYTFQYDSFDAELGTAMTAWMDRTDTVLLGKQSYLEWSEWWPSHADDPFGRWINPIEKHVASTTLDPDLTWENAHLIQGDVDAFVRELKAGDGGDVAVTGSVTLVRHLLFAGLLDELQLMTHPAIAGAGRKLFEPTDPPTRLRLVQSVVTSKGNVLSTYAPFEA; this is encoded by the coding sequence ATGCGCAAGGTCACCTCGGGGCTCTTCACGTCGGTCGACGGTGTCGTGCAGGACCCGTACACGTTCCAGTACGACTCCTTCGACGCGGAGCTCGGCACGGCGATGACGGCGTGGATGGACCGCACCGACACGGTCCTGCTCGGCAAGCAGAGCTACCTCGAGTGGTCCGAGTGGTGGCCGTCGCACGCCGACGACCCGTTCGGCCGCTGGATCAACCCGATCGAGAAGCACGTCGCCTCGACCACGCTCGACCCGGACCTGACGTGGGAGAACGCGCACCTGATCCAGGGTGACGTCGACGCGTTCGTGCGCGAGCTCAAGGCCGGCGACGGCGGCGACGTCGCGGTGACGGGGAGCGTCACGCTCGTGCGGCACCTGCTGTTCGCGGGGCTGCTCGACGAACTGCAGCTCATGACGCACCCGGCGATCGCGGGCGCCGGCCGGAAGCTGTTCGAGCCGACCGATCCGCCCACGCGGCTGCGCCTGGTGCAGAGCGTCGTGACGAGCAAGGGCAACGTGCTGAGCACGTACGCGCCGTTCGAGGCCTGA
- a CDS encoding esterase/lipase family protein codes for MTDPTARSAAAAGPTRAVPPGRLPVDRVPVLRRAWWAVLDWWYAARWQLRSAGPTTAEDYRTGEGQPVVVVPGVYETWHFMRPLMDALHDAGHPVHVLPVLRHNIRPVPESAREVLAYLEAEGLRDVLVVAHSKGGLIGKYAMTLPEGDRIDRMVAVSTPFAGSAYARLAPVRHLRVFRAADPVLAALGRDLAVNARITSVWGVFDTLIPAGSELAGATNVRVPVGGHFRILAARQTREAVLAAAAGPGPGPGQARDSA; via the coding sequence GTGACGGACCCGACCGCCCGCTCGGCCGCGGCGGCGGGACCGACGCGAGCCGTGCCTCCAGGCCGTCTGCCGGTGGACCGCGTGCCGGTGCTGCGGCGCGCGTGGTGGGCCGTCCTCGACTGGTGGTACGCGGCGCGGTGGCAGCTGCGGAGTGCCGGCCCGACGACCGCCGAGGACTACCGGACCGGCGAGGGCCAGCCGGTCGTCGTCGTGCCGGGCGTCTACGAGACCTGGCACTTCATGCGTCCCCTGATGGACGCGCTGCACGACGCCGGGCACCCCGTCCACGTGCTGCCCGTGCTGCGGCACAACATCCGGCCGGTGCCGGAGTCCGCGCGCGAGGTGCTCGCGTACCTCGAGGCGGAGGGCCTGCGCGACGTCCTCGTCGTGGCGCACAGCAAGGGCGGGCTGATCGGGAAGTACGCGATGACCCTGCCCGAGGGGGACCGCATCGACCGGATGGTCGCCGTGTCGACGCCGTTCGCCGGGTCGGCCTACGCGCGGCTCGCGCCGGTGCGGCACCTGCGGGTGTTCCGTGCCGCGGACCCGGTGCTCGCGGCGCTCGGGCGGGACCTCGCGGTGAACGCGCGGATCACGTCGGTCTGGGGGGTCTTCGACACGCTCATCCCGGCCGGGAGCGAGCTCGCGGGTGCGACGAACGTGCGCGTCCCGGTGGGCGGGCACTTCCGGATCCTGGCCGCGCGGCAGACGCGCGAGGCGGTGCTGGCCGCCGCCGCGGGGCCGGGGCCGGGTCCGGGGCAGGCCCGAGACTCGGCCTGA
- a CDS encoding NAD(P)/FAD-dependent oxidoreductase, with protein sequence MAVDRTTLEISMSEDTRPHVVIVGGGFAGIAAMRELADAPVRVTLVDRHVYNMFQPLMYQVATGGLNAGDVTYFLRSLRAKQSNADFRHGLLTGIDAEHRVAEMSDGEHLHYDWLILANGVNTSYFGTPGAYEYAYSMYSRSQALRIRDELFTRLEEAAANQGPDEIRVVIVGGGATGVEMAGALAELRDQALEGAYPELDEGAITITLVHRSGELLKPFAPRLRRYAAKVLRKRGVVLRLNTGVAEVKPDGVVTADGEFIPASQVIWATGVAAHKEVSGWGLPQTHGGRIQVNDDLSVKGVERIFSAGDIAAQDDALAQLAQPALQGGRHVARQVVRLLEGKQTEHFKYFDKGTMATIGTNAAVAQLRGGITMVGPVAWAAWVAVHIASLLGNGNRLSTLSHFFVRYLWFMRKRSIPIVGDVRPVRPNGDREPEPWQMQKAE encoded by the coding sequence GTGGCCGTCGACCGCACCACCCTGGAGATCAGCATGTCCGAGGACACCCGCCCGCACGTCGTCATCGTCGGCGGAGGCTTCGCCGGCATCGCGGCGATGCGTGAACTCGCGGACGCACCGGTCCGGGTGACCCTGGTCGACCGCCACGTCTACAACATGTTCCAGCCGCTCATGTACCAGGTGGCGACGGGCGGCCTCAACGCCGGCGACGTGACGTACTTCCTGCGGAGCCTGCGCGCGAAGCAGTCGAACGCCGACTTCCGCCACGGGCTGCTCACCGGCATCGACGCCGAGCACCGCGTCGCCGAGATGTCCGACGGCGAGCACCTGCACTACGACTGGCTCATCCTGGCGAACGGCGTCAACACGAGCTACTTCGGCACCCCCGGCGCGTACGAGTACGCGTACTCGATGTACTCCCGCTCGCAGGCGCTGCGGATCCGCGACGAGCTGTTCACCCGGCTCGAGGAGGCCGCGGCGAACCAGGGCCCCGACGAGATCCGCGTGGTCATCGTCGGCGGCGGTGCGACGGGCGTCGAGATGGCCGGTGCCCTCGCGGAGCTCCGCGACCAGGCCCTCGAGGGCGCGTACCCCGAGCTCGACGAGGGCGCGATCACGATCACGCTCGTGCACCGCAGCGGCGAACTCCTCAAGCCGTTCGCCCCGCGCCTGCGCCGGTACGCGGCCAAGGTCCTGCGGAAGCGCGGCGTCGTGCTGCGGCTGAACACCGGGGTCGCCGAGGTCAAGCCCGACGGCGTCGTCACGGCCGACGGCGAGTTCATCCCCGCGTCCCAGGTGATCTGGGCGACCGGGGTCGCGGCCCACAAGGAGGTATCGGGCTGGGGTCTGCCGCAGACCCACGGCGGGCGGATCCAGGTGAACGACGACCTCAGCGTGAAGGGCGTCGAGCGGATCTTCTCCGCCGGCGACATCGCCGCCCAGGACGACGCCCTCGCCCAGCTCGCCCAGCCGGCGCTGCAGGGTGGCCGGCACGTCGCCCGGCAGGTCGTCCGCCTGCTCGAGGGCAAGCAGACCGAGCACTTCAAGTACTTCGACAAGGGCACCATGGCGACGATCGGCACGAACGCCGCGGTCGCCCAGCTCCGCGGTGGCATCACGATGGTCGGCCCCGTCGCGTGGGCCGCCTGGGTGGCCGTGCACATCGCATCGCTGCTCGGCAACGGCAACCGGCTGTCGACCCTGTCGCACTTCTTCGTCCGCTACCTGTGGTTCATGCGGAAGCGGTCCATCCCGATCGTCGGCGACGTCCGTCCGGTGCGCCCGAACGGGGACCGCGAGCCCGAGCCCTGGCAGATGCAGAAGGCCGAGTAG
- a CDS encoding alpha/beta fold hydrolase: MRARVGSFQVGDLRVRLRTLAPAGRLHDSLAPTVVLVHGIGMSHRSFAHTQRVLARTHRTVAVDLPGFGGLPPAGRRLQVEELADLVVAAVRDGGAETVVAIGQSMGTQVVAEAALRHPDVVRAVVLVGPVCDRSRRTLLRQALDLTRDTVVETPRMNAVVTTDYLRSIRQYVRELGPMLRHRLEDVLPRLTQPVLVVRGDRDPIARREWSESLAQAAPRGALVELPGGHHVQERHPEAFGRLVEEFRRVQTLEDAR; this comes from the coding sequence GTGCGCGCACGGGTCGGGTCGTTCCAGGTCGGGGACCTCCGCGTGCGCCTCCGGACCCTGGCGCCGGCCGGCCGTCTGCACGACTCCCTGGCCCCGACCGTCGTCCTGGTCCACGGCATCGGGATGTCGCACCGGTCCTTCGCCCACACGCAGCGGGTCCTCGCTCGGACCCACCGCACGGTCGCCGTCGACCTGCCGGGGTTCGGCGGCCTCCCGCCGGCCGGACGCCGGCTGCAGGTCGAGGAGCTCGCGGACCTCGTGGTCGCGGCGGTCCGGGACGGCGGCGCGGAGACCGTCGTCGCGATCGGGCAGTCGATGGGGACGCAGGTCGTCGCGGAGGCCGCGCTCCGCCACCCCGACGTCGTCCGGGCCGTCGTCCTGGTCGGCCCCGTGTGCGACCGGTCCCGGCGCACCCTGCTCCGGCAGGCGCTCGACCTGACGCGGGACACCGTCGTCGAGACCCCGCGCATGAACGCCGTCGTCACGACCGACTACCTGCGGAGCATCCGGCAGTACGTCCGCGAACTCGGCCCGATGCTCCGGCACCGGCTCGAGGACGTGCTGCCCCGGCTCACCCAACCCGTGCTCGTCGTGCGCGGCGACCGCGACCCGATCGCGCGGCGGGAGTGGTCGGAGTCCCTCGCGCAGGCGGCCCCGCGCGGGGCGCTCGTCGAGCTGCCCGGCGGGCACCACGTGCAGGAGCGGCACCCGGAGGCGTTCGGACGACTCGTCGAGGAGTTCCGCCGCGTGCAGACCCTGGAGGACGCACGGTGA
- a CDS encoding tripartite tricarboxylate transporter TctB family protein has product MTRPSNPTSSSAVVGQRLTLRADPGRVAAVAKELTTPALFTAFAVYLVVGIVTMEVPAGTAFPGPAVFPGLVAAALLLLAALLVVRSVRAARGRRAGGEPTVATDVDSDPAGPSVEERSVRVDWRSLAWVVLSFAGFALLLGVLGWIVGAGLLFLGVAKGLGAPGWLRPLVVGLTVSAISYIAFDMLLDLSLPSGIVGWEF; this is encoded by the coding sequence ATGACCCGTCCGAGCAACCCCACGTCGTCCTCCGCGGTCGTCGGGCAGCGGCTCACGCTGCGGGCCGACCCCGGCCGTGTCGCCGCGGTCGCCAAGGAGCTGACCACCCCGGCGCTCTTCACCGCCTTCGCGGTCTACCTCGTCGTCGGCATCGTCACGATGGAGGTCCCCGCGGGCACCGCGTTCCCCGGGCCGGCGGTCTTCCCCGGGCTCGTCGCCGCCGCACTCCTGCTGCTCGCCGCCCTGCTCGTCGTCCGGTCCGTCCGGGCCGCACGCGGGCGACGGGCCGGAGGGGAGCCGACCGTCGCCACCGACGTCGACTCCGACCCAGCGGGTCCCTCGGTCGAGGAACGCTCCGTCCGCGTCGACTGGCGTTCCCTGGCCTGGGTCGTGCTGTCCTTCGCCGGGTTCGCGCTGCTGCTCGGCGTGCTCGGGTGGATCGTCGGCGCCGGGCTGCTGTTCCTCGGTGTCGCGAAGGGGCTCGGCGCCCCCGGGTGGCTGCGGCCGCTCGTCGTCGGACTGACGGTGAGCGCGATCAGCTACATCGCCTTCGACATGCTGCTCGACCTGTCGCTGCCCTCGGGCATCGTCGGATGGGAGTTCTGA
- a CDS encoding tripartite tricarboxylate transporter substrate binding protein: protein MTEQSVSRESGPGQSVPSTPAGPRAPRPVARVVGAAVAAVSIAVAAFGSVTSAAAGGDPTRSVTLVAPAAAGGGWDGVARSMQQAQRANGIVNSVQVVNMPGAGGTIALGNVARLSGQTDTLLIGGTGLLAAEIQFGSAVTHDDVTPLAVTVEEYDVIVVPADSPYETLDDLVAAWRERPGSVPWTGGGSFDQLVVTDLAVSAGIDPKQTNYIPSDGGGEAIQALLNGTAAAASGGYPDNIDQIESGRLRALALVAAEPVDGIDIPTAVEQGHDVTLTNWREVAAPGGLDDEQRAQLTDIVLDTLDTPEWADAVERYHWTERIITGDELDAFIDAERERITALYEELGR from the coding sequence ATGACAGAGCAGTCAGTGTCCAGGGAGTCGGGGCCCGGGCAGTCGGTACCGTCGACGCCGGCCGGGCCTCGTGCACCTCGTCCCGTCGCCCGCGTGGTCGGGGCCGCCGTCGCGGCGGTGTCCATCGCGGTCGCCGCGTTCGGGTCGGTGACGTCGGCGGCGGCCGGCGGCGACCCCACCCGGTCCGTCACGCTCGTCGCCCCTGCGGCGGCCGGCGGCGGCTGGGACGGCGTCGCACGGTCGATGCAGCAGGCGCAGCGCGCGAACGGCATCGTGAACTCGGTCCAGGTCGTGAACATGCCGGGCGCCGGTGGCACCATCGCACTCGGCAACGTGGCGCGGCTGTCGGGGCAGACGGACACGCTGCTCATCGGCGGCACCGGACTCCTCGCCGCCGAGATCCAGTTCGGCTCCGCGGTCACCCACGACGACGTCACGCCGCTCGCGGTCACCGTCGAGGAGTACGACGTCATCGTCGTCCCCGCCGACTCGCCGTACGAGACGCTCGACGACCTCGTCGCCGCGTGGCGCGAGCGGCCCGGCTCGGTGCCGTGGACGGGCGGCGGCTCGTTCGACCAGCTGGTCGTCACCGACCTCGCCGTGTCGGCCGGGATCGATCCGAAGCAGACGAACTACATCCCGTCGGACGGCGGCGGCGAGGCCATCCAGGCGCTGCTGAACGGCACGGCCGCCGCGGCCTCCGGAGGCTACCCGGACAACATCGACCAGATCGAGTCCGGCCGCCTGCGGGCACTCGCGCTCGTCGCCGCGGAACCGGTCGACGGCATCGACATCCCCACGGCCGTCGAGCAGGGACACGACGTGACGCTGACGAACTGGCGCGAGGTCGCGGCACCCGGCGGGCTCGACGACGAGCAACGGGCGCAGCTCACCGACATCGTGCTGGACACGCTCGACACCCCCGAGTGGGCCGATGCCGTCGAGCGCTACCACTGGACCGAGCGGATCATCACCGGCGACGAGCTCGACGCGTTCATCGACGCCGAACGCGAGCGCATCACCGCACTGTACGAGGAGCTGGGCCGATGA
- a CDS encoding tripartite tricarboxylate transporter permease — protein MDVLGLLGDGFAGALTPANLLWVVVGCLLGTAVGVLPGLGSSMAVALLLPVTFSLDPTAAFIMFAGVYFGGLFGDSTMGILMNTPGQASAIASTFEGHKMALNGRAAQALATAAIGAFVGGMIASVLVVFLAPALASFSSSFGPAEFFALALFAFVTTSSVVTDDALKGLGSLCLGLGIAVIGVDGISGAPRFTMGVPELFDGISLVTVTVAVLALGEVIYVACLARHLKDGRMVQATGRPWLSKRELREAAPAWLRGTAIGLPFGVVPAGGSEIPTFLAFGLEKRLDARRKDPQFGRGAIRGLAAPEAAGNSTTGMAMGALLSLGLPVSATAAIMLAAFRQYGLQPGPLLFDRSPDLVWALLASFFIAMVVLLVINLPFAMLWAKLLRIPRAYLYAGIAVFCGLGIYATSGSVFDLLMLLGIGLVGFLMRALNIPLAPLIIGMVLGPLAETSLRDAALSADGDFSVLVAGPIPIVLYAVLAVVVAATVTSRIRARRAARRELVDA, from the coding sequence GTGGACGTGCTCGGTCTGCTCGGGGACGGCTTCGCCGGTGCCCTGACCCCCGCCAACCTGCTCTGGGTCGTCGTCGGGTGCCTGCTCGGCACCGCCGTCGGCGTGCTCCCCGGCCTCGGTTCCTCGATGGCGGTCGCGCTGCTGCTGCCGGTGACGTTCTCCCTCGACCCGACGGCGGCGTTCATCATGTTCGCCGGCGTCTACTTCGGCGGCCTGTTCGGCGACTCCACCATGGGCATCCTGATGAACACGCCGGGCCAGGCCTCGGCGATCGCGTCGACGTTCGAGGGCCACAAGATGGCGCTCAACGGACGCGCTGCCCAGGCGCTGGCGACGGCGGCGATCGGCGCGTTCGTCGGCGGGATGATCGCGTCCGTGCTGGTGGTCTTCCTCGCACCGGCGCTGGCGTCCTTCTCGTCGAGCTTCGGACCCGCCGAGTTCTTCGCCCTCGCGCTGTTCGCGTTCGTCACGACGTCGTCGGTCGTCACCGACGACGCGCTGAAGGGCCTCGGGTCGCTGTGCCTCGGCCTCGGCATCGCCGTGATCGGCGTCGACGGCATCTCCGGCGCACCGCGCTTCACGATGGGCGTCCCGGAGCTGTTCGACGGCATCTCGCTCGTCACGGTGACGGTCGCGGTGCTCGCACTCGGCGAGGTCATCTACGTCGCGTGCCTCGCCCGGCACCTGAAGGACGGTCGGATGGTGCAGGCCACCGGGCGTCCGTGGCTGTCGAAGCGGGAGCTGCGCGAGGCGGCACCCGCCTGGCTCCGCGGCACCGCGATCGGGTTGCCCTTCGGCGTCGTGCCCGCGGGTGGGTCCGAGATCCCGACCTTCCTGGCGTTCGGGCTCGAGAAGCGACTCGACGCCCGCCGGAAGGACCCGCAGTTCGGCCGCGGGGCGATCCGCGGTCTGGCCGCGCCGGAGGCAGCGGGCAACTCGACGACCGGCATGGCGATGGGCGCGCTGCTGTCGCTCGGCCTGCCGGTGTCGGCCACGGCGGCGATCATGCTCGCCGCCTTCCGCCAGTACGGCCTGCAGCCGGGACCGCTGCTGTTCGACCGCTCCCCCGACCTGGTCTGGGCGCTGCTCGCGTCGTTCTTCATCGCGATGGTGGTGCTGCTCGTCATCAACCTGCCGTTCGCGATGCTGTGGGCGAAGCTGCTGCGCATCCCGCGGGCGTACCTGTACGCGGGCATCGCGGTCTTCTGCGGGCTCGGCATCTACGCGACGAGCGGCTCGGTGTTCGACCTGCTCATGCTGCTCGGCATCGGGCTCGTCGGCTTCCTGATGCGGGCGCTCAACATCCCCCTCGCGCCGCTCATCATCGGCATGGTGCTCGGTCCGCTCGCCGAGACGAGCCTGCGGGACGCGGCGCTGAGCGCGGACGGGGACTTCTCGGTGCTGGTGGCCGGGCCGATCCCGATCGTGCTGTACGCCGTGCTGGCGGTCGTGGTCGCGGCCACCGTCACCAGCCGCATCCGGGCGCGACGCGCTGCGCGGCGCGAGCTGGTCGACGCGTAG